The nucleotide window GCTGCTCCGTCCTCGCGGTCCAGGCCGACGGCTCGGAGATCACCACTATCCAGGGTCTCGCCGCCGGCGGCGAATGGCATCCGGTGCAGAAGGCGTTCCACGAGGAGCACGGGCTGCAGTGCGGCTACTGCACCCCGGGCATGGTCCTGGCCGCGGTCGACCTGCTGGCCAACAACCCCGACCCCAGCGAGCAGGAGATCCGCGAGGGCCTCGAGGGCAACCTGTGCCGTTGCACGGGCTACCAGAACATCATCAAGGCCGTGCAGTCGGCGGCCCGGCAGATGCAGGGGGCAGGCCAGTGACCGACACGATCGAGGCCGGCGCCAAGGCGGTCGGTGCGCCGCTGCGCCGCAAGGAGGACGCGCACCTGCTCACCGGGCAGACTAGCTGGACCGACAACCTGCAGCTGCCCGGGATGTTGCACATGGCCATGCTGCGCAGCCCCATGGCGCACGCCAGGGTCACCCGGGTGGACGGCTCGGCCGCGCTGGGCCGTCCGGGCGTGGTCGCGGTCTACACCGGCGCGGACCTCGGCTCCGTGTCGATCCCGTGTGTGTGGCCGGTGACGCCGGACATGGTTGCCCCCGCCTACCCGATCGTCGCCACCGACGAGGTGCGCTACGCCGGCGACGTGGTCGCGGTCGTCGTGGCCGACTCGAGCTACCACGCGGCGGACGCGCTCGAGGCCGTGGACGTCGGCTACGAGCAGCTGCCCGCCGTCGTGGACATGGAGGCCGCGCTGGCCGACGGTTCGCCGCTCGTGCACGCAGACAAGGGCACCAACAAGTGCTACTACTGGGAGTTCACCGGCGGCGACTACGCGGCGGCGGCGGCCAAGGCCGAGGTGATCGTCAAGCGCCGGTTCATCCAGCAGCGCCTCATCCCCACCGCCATGGAGCCCCGCTCGGTGGTGTGCTCCCCGATGGGGGCGAGCGGCGAGATCACGCTGTGGTCGGCCACCCAGATCCCCCACGTCCTCCGCGTGCTGCTCGCGCTGTCGACCGGGATCCCCGAGCAGCAGATCCGGGTGATCGCCCCGGACGTCGGCGGCGGCTTCGGCTCCAAGCTCGAGCTCTACCGCGAGGAGGCCATCGCCGCGCTGCTGGCCCAGAAGCTGGGTCGCCCGGTCAAGTGGACCGAGTCGCGCAGCGAGGGCTACGTGTCGACCATCCACGGCCGCGACCAGATCCAGGACCTCGAGGCGGCGGCCCTGCGCGACGGCACGCTGTTGGGGATCAAGGCCGACATCAAGGCCGACATGGGCGCCTACCTGCAGATCATCACGCCGGGCGTCCCGCTGCTCGGGGCGTTCATGTACAACGGGATCTACAAGATGGAGGGCTACCACTTCGGCGCCACCGGGGTGTTCACCACCAAGACGCCGACCGACGCCTACCGCGGTGCCGGGCGCCCCGAGGCGACGTTCGCCCTCGAGCGGATCATGGACGAGCTCGCGGCCGAGCTGGGCATGGAGCCGCTCGAGCTGCGCGAGAAGAACTGGATCAAGCACGAGGAGTTCCCGTACACCACCATCGCGGGGCTGGAGTACGACTCGGGCAACTACGAGGCCGCGACCGCGCGGGCCAAGGAGCTGTTCGACTACGACGGGCTGCGCCGGGAGCAGCAGGAGCGGCGGGACCGCAACGACCCGGTCCAGCTGGGCATCGGCATCTCGACGTTCACCGAGATGTGCGGGCTGGCGCCGTCCCGGATCCTGTCCGCGCTGAACTACGTGGCGGGCGGCTGGGAGCAGGCCACGGTCCGGGTGCTGCCCACCGGCAAGGTCGAGGTGGTCACTGGCAGCAGCCCGCATGGGCAGGGGCACGTCACCGCGTGGAGCCAGATCGCCGCCGACGCCCTCGGCGTCCCGTTCGAGGACATCCAGGTCATCCACGGGGACACCCGCAGCTCGCCCAACGGGATGGACACCTACGGGTCACGGTCCCTGGCGGTCGGGGGCATCGCGGTGCTGCGGGCGGCCGAGCGGGTCGTCGACAAGGCCCGGCTGATCGCGGCGCACCAGCTCGAGTGCGACCCGGGCGACCTGGAGTTCACAGGCGGCACGTTCCGGGTGAAGGGCACGCCCGGCGCGGAGACGACCATCCAGGCGGTGGCCTTCGAGGCGTTCACGGCGCACAACCTGCCGGACGGCGTCGAGCCGACGCTCATGGCCGACTCGACGGTCGACCCGGACACGTTCTCCTACCCGCACGGAACCCACCTGTGCGCGGTCGAGGTCGACACCGAGACCGGCGCCACCCGCATCCGCAACTACACCTGCGTCGACGACATCGGCAACGTCGTGAACCCGATGATCGTCGAGGGCCAGGTGCACGGCGGGATCGCGCAGGGCATCGCCCAGGCCCTGTTCGAGGAGGCCGTCTACGACGAGTCCGGGAACCTGGTGACCGGGACGATGGTCGACTACCTGGTGCCGTCCGCGGCCGACCTGCCGTGGTTCACCACCGACCGGACCGTCACCCCGGCCACCACCAACCCGTTGGGGGTCAAGGGCGTCGGGGAGGCGGGGGCGATCGCCTCCACCCCGGCGGTGGTCAACGCCGTCGTCGACGCGCTGCGCCCCCTGGGAGTCACCGACGTCCAGATGCCCTGCTCGCCGCACCGGGTGTGGAGAGCCATCCAGACGGCTACCGGAGGTGCAGCATGATCCCCGCTGGCTTCGACTACGTCCGGCCGAGCAGCGTCGAGGACGCCGTGGCCGCGCTCGCCGGAGGCGGTGAGGACGCCAAGGTCCTCGGTGGCGGGCAGTCGTTCCTGCCGCTGCTGCGGCTGCGGATGGCCTACCCGTCCCTGCTGGTCGACGTCGGCCGGATCGGGCAGATGCGCGGGATCCGGGACGATGGCGACGCGCTGGTCATCGGGGCGATGACCACGCACCACCAGGTGCTCACCGATCCGCTGGTCCGCGAGCATGCGGGCCTGCTCGCCGCCGCCACCGCGACGGTGGCCGACCCGGCGGTCCGGCACCGGGGCACCTTCGGCGGGTCACTGGCCCACGCCGATCCGGCGGGTGACCTGCCCGCGGTGGCCCTGGCCTACGGCGTCCAGCTGGTGGTCGCCGGCCCCGGTGGTCGTCGGACGATCGACGCGGCGGACTTCTTCGTCGACTACCTGCAGAGCTCGATGGCGCACGACGAGGTCCTGGTCGAGGTCCGGGTGCCCAAGCTGGGGGCCGGCTGGGGTTTCCACTACGAGAAGTTCCAGCGGACGGCGCAGGCCTGGGCGCTGGTCGGCGTCGCGGCGCTGGTCAAGCGGTCCAACGGGACGATCGAGGAGGCCCGGGTCGGGCTCACCAACATGGGCTCCACCCCGGTTCGAGCTGCCGCCGCGGAGGCCGCGCTGGCCGGGGCCAACGCCACGGCCGAGGCGGTCGCCGCAGCGGCGGCGCGCGCGGCCGAGGGCACCAACCCGAGCAGTGACCTGCACGCGGCCGCGGACTACCGTGAACATCTCGCCCGGGTGCTGACCCGTCGAGCCGTGGGGGCGGCCGCAGGGATCTGACCCAGCAACCAGCCGCGCCGGGCGAGCGACCCGTCCCCTTCGGGCCGCACGCCCGGCGCCCATAGCCAGAGGGGCTCCTCGATGCAGCTCGAGCACCAGTTCACCGTTTCGGTCCCGCGCGACCAGGCGTGGGACGTGCTCATGAACGTGGAACAGATCGCCCCGTGCATGCCGGGCGCGACGCTGGACTCCGTCGACGGCGACGAGTTCGCCGGCCGGGTCAAGGTGAAGGTCGGGCCCATCCAGGTCACCTACGCCGGCAAGGCGCACTTCGAGGTGGCCGACAAGGAGGCCGGACGCGCGGTGATCTCCGCCAGCGGCCGGGAGTCGCGAGGCAGTGGCACCGTCAAGGCCACGATCCACACCCAGCTGCACGATCAGGGCGA belongs to Actinomycetes bacterium and includes:
- a CDS encoding (2Fe-2S)-binding protein produces the protein MTRIGITVDGVRTEDDVEPRLLLVHYLRDRLGRVGTPIGCDTSNCGACTVLMDGVSVKSCSVLAVQADGSEITTIQGLAAGGEWHPVQKAFHEEHGLQCGYCTPGMVLAAVDLLANNPDPSEQEIREGLEGNLCRCTGYQNIIKAVQSAARQMQGAGQ
- a CDS encoding xanthine dehydrogenase family protein molybdopterin-binding subunit; its protein translation is MTDTIEAGAKAVGAPLRRKEDAHLLTGQTSWTDNLQLPGMLHMAMLRSPMAHARVTRVDGSAALGRPGVVAVYTGADLGSVSIPCVWPVTPDMVAPAYPIVATDEVRYAGDVVAVVVADSSYHAADALEAVDVGYEQLPAVVDMEAALADGSPLVHADKGTNKCYYWEFTGGDYAAAAAKAEVIVKRRFIQQRLIPTAMEPRSVVCSPMGASGEITLWSATQIPHVLRVLLALSTGIPEQQIRVIAPDVGGGFGSKLELYREEAIAALLAQKLGRPVKWTESRSEGYVSTIHGRDQIQDLEAAALRDGTLLGIKADIKADMGAYLQIITPGVPLLGAFMYNGIYKMEGYHFGATGVFTTKTPTDAYRGAGRPEATFALERIMDELAAELGMEPLELREKNWIKHEEFPYTTIAGLEYDSGNYEAATARAKELFDYDGLRREQQERRDRNDPVQLGIGISTFTEMCGLAPSRILSALNYVAGGWEQATVRVLPTGKVEVVTGSSPHGQGHVTAWSQIAADALGVPFEDIQVIHGDTRSSPNGMDTYGSRSLAVGGIAVLRAAERVVDKARLIAAHQLECDPGDLEFTGGTFRVKGTPGAETTIQAVAFEAFTAHNLPDGVEPTLMADSTVDPDTFSYPHGTHLCAVEVDTETGATRIRNYTCVDDIGNVVNPMIVEGQVHGGIAQGIAQALFEEAVYDESGNLVTGTMVDYLVPSAADLPWFTTDRTVTPATTNPLGVKGVGEAGAIASTPAVVNAVVDALRPLGVTDVQMPCSPHRVWRAIQTATGGAA
- a CDS encoding xanthine dehydrogenase family protein subunit M; this encodes MIPAGFDYVRPSSVEDAVAALAGGGEDAKVLGGGQSFLPLLRLRMAYPSLLVDVGRIGQMRGIRDDGDALVIGAMTTHHQVLTDPLVREHAGLLAAATATVADPAVRHRGTFGGSLAHADPAGDLPAVALAYGVQLVVAGPGGRRTIDAADFFVDYLQSSMAHDEVLVEVRVPKLGAGWGFHYEKFQRTAQAWALVGVAALVKRSNGTIEEARVGLTNMGSTPVRAAAAEAALAGANATAEAVAAAAARAAEGTNPSSDLHAAADYREHLARVLTRRAVGAAAGI